A genomic region of Oryza glaberrima chromosome 1, OglaRS2, whole genome shotgun sequence contains the following coding sequences:
- the LOC127756432 gene encoding phosphatidate cytidylyltransferase 1-like, translating into MERDTSSSDVSASHVGRARQRRRPTEVTADGNRTNGPALLVNDQNKYKSMLIRTYSTVWMIGGFVLIVYMGHLYIWAMVVVIQIFMAKELFNLLRKSSEEKQLPGFRLLNWHFFFTAMLFTYGRFLSRQLVNTVTSDHLLYKVVSGLIKYQMFICYFLYIAGFVWFILTLKKKTYKYQFKQYAWTHMILLTVFAQSSFTVANIFEGMFWFLLPASLIVINDIAAYLFGFFLGRTPLIKLSPKKTWEGFIGASVTTIISAFVLANVMGRFQWLTCPRKDLSTGWLRCDPGPMFKPEHYSLGEWVPKGFPWKEVVLLPVQWHALALGLFASIIAPFGGFFASGFKRAFKIKDFGDSIPGHGGITDRMDCQMVMAVFAYIYHQSFISPQNYSVELILEQILRNLTFEEQKFLYQQLGEIYHERQLMQS; encoded by the exons ATGGAAAGGGACACAAGCTCTAGTGATGTTTCTGCTTCTCATGTAGGACGTGCCAGGCAGCGAAGACGTCCTACTGAG GTTACTGCAGATGGGAATAGAACCAATGGACCAGCTTTGCTTGTCAATGATCAGAATAAGTATAAGTCAATGCTTATCCGTACATATTCTACAGTATGGATGATTGGAGGCTTTGTGTTGATAGTTTATATGGGTCACCTCTATATCTGGGCCATGGTGGTTGTTATTCAAATATTCATGGCCAAAGAGCTTTTTAACCTACTCAGAAAATCCAGTGAAGAAAAACAACTACCAGGTTTCAGGCTACTGAATTG GCACTTCTTTTTCACAGCAATGTTGTTTACTTATGGGCGTTTTCTTAGTCGACAGCTTGTTAACACAGTAACTTCAGATCACTTATTGTATAAGGTTGTCAGTGGTCTCATAAAGTATCAGATGTTCATTTGCTATTTTCTTTACATTGCTG GATTTGTCTGGTTTATTTTGACTCTGAAGAAAAAGACATACAAGTATCAGTTCAAACAATATGCCTGGACGCACATGATCCTTTTAACGGTTTTTGCACAATCTTCTTTTACCGTGGCAAATATATTTGAAGGGATGTTCTG GTTTCTGTTGCCTGCTTCTCTCATTGTGATTAACGACATTGCTGCCTATCTATTTGGGTTCTTTCTTGGGAGAACACCTCTGATCAAGTTATCTCCAAAGAAAACTTGGGAGGGTTTTATTGGTGCATCTGTGACAACTATCATATCTGCTTTTGTG ttAGCAAATGTAATGGGCCGTTTCCAATGGTTGACATGCCCAAGAAAA GACCTGTCGACAGGGTGGCTTCGTTGTGACCCTGGTCCTATGTTTAAGCCAGAACATTATTCTTTGGGAGAATGGGTGCCAAAGGGG TTCCCTTGGAAGGAAGTTGTTCTTTTGCCTGTGCAGTGGCATGCTTTAGCACTAGGTTTGTTTGCATCAATAATAGCACCTTTTGGAGGTTTCTTTGCAAGTGGCTTCAAGAGGGCCTTTAAAATAAAG GATTTTGGAGACAGCATACCTGGGCATGGTGGGATTACTGACCGAATGGATTGTCAG ATGGTTATGGCAgtttttgcatacatatatcaCCAATCATTCATATCGCCCCAAAACTACTCTGTTGAGCTAATCTTGGAACAG ATTCTAAGAAATCTAACCTTTGAGGAGCAGAAATTCTTATATCAGCAGCTTGGGGAAATCTACCATGAAAGGCAATTAATGCAGAGCTGA
- the LOC127763831 gene encoding uncharacterized protein LOC127763831, which yields MDTIRCCIACILPCGALDVVRIVHSNGRVEEISGPVLAGEIMKAYPKHVLRKPPSTCPADGGGGGIVVQKPVILPPNAELQKGKIYFLMPVMAPPEKEKEKEKAKAAQALSPAAARRRRRRKETADEAAGGRAASNAAAAPPTRVGSEGEKERLLANERYLSEIMKEKASTARDRRRGRVAVWRPHLESITEDDL from the coding sequence ATGGACACCATACGGTGCTGCATCGCGTGCATCCTGCCGTGCGGGGCGCTGGACGTGGTGCGCATCGTGCACTCCAACGGCCGCGTGGAGGAGATCAGCGGgccggtgctcgccggcgagatcATGAAGGCGTACCCCAAGCACGTCCTCCGGAAGCCGCCGTCCACGTGCCCCGCcgacggcgggggaggcgggaTCGTCGTCCAGAAGCCCGTCATCCTGCCGCCCAATGCCGAGCTGCAGAAGGGCAAGATCTACTTCCTCATGCCGGTGATGGCCCCaccggagaaggagaaggagaaggagaaggcgaagGCGGCCCAAGCGCtctcgcccgcggcggcgaggaggcggcggaggaggaaagAAACCGCTGAtgaggccgccggcggccgagCTGCCAGCAACgcagcggccgcgccgcccacccGCGTCGGCTCGGAGGGCGAGAAGGAGCGGCTGCTGGCCAACGAGAGGTACCTGTCGGAGATCATGAAGGAGAAGGCGTCGACGGCGAGagaccggcggcgcgggcgcgtcGCCGTGTGGCGACCTCACCTGGAGAGCATCACCGAGGATGACTTGTAA
- the LOC127782455 gene encoding phosphoenolpyruvate carboxylase, housekeeping isozyme has protein sequence MARNAADKGTSIDAQLRILAPKKLSEDDKLVEYDALLLDRFLDILQDLHGEDIRETVQECYELAAEYESKVDPKQLDAIGNVLTRLDPGDSIVMTKSFSHMLILANLAEEVQIAYRRRIKLKKGDFADENSATTESNFEETLKRLVGELKKSPHEVFDALKNQTIDLVLTAHPTQSVRRSLLQKHGRIRSCLTKLYAKDITPDEKQELDEALQREIQAAFRTDEIRRAPPTPQDEMRAGMSYFHETIWKGVPKFLRRVDTALKNIGINERVPYNAPLIQFSSWMGGDRDGNPRVTPEVTRDVCLLARMMAANLYYAQIEDLMFELSMWRCSDELRVKADQLHRCAKKNTTKHYIEFWKQVPPSEPYRVILSNVRDKLYNTRERARHLLASGFSEIPDEATFTDVEQFLEPLELCYRSLCACGDNSIADGSLLDFLRQVSTFGLSLVRLDIRQESDRHTDVMDAITQYLGIGSYREWSEEKRQEWLLSELNGKRPLFGPDLPQTDEIADVLDTFHVIAELPYDSFGAYVISMATAPSDVLAVELLQRECHVKKPLRVVPLFEKLADLEAAPAALARLFSVDWYRNRIDGKQEVMIGYSDSGKDAGRFSAAWELYKAQEELIKVAKQFGVKLTMFHGRGGTVGRGGGPTHLAILSQPPDTIHGSLRVTVQGEVIEQSFGEEHLCFRTLQRFTSATLEHGMHPPISPKPEWRALMDEMAAVATKEYRSIVFQEARFVEYFRLATPELEYGRMNIGSRPSKRKPSGGIESLRAIPWIFAWTQTRFHLPVWLGFGAAFKHVLQKDIRNLQILQEMYNEWPFFRVTIDLVEMVFAKGDPGIAALYDKLLVSEDLWPFGARLRANYEETKQLLLQVAGHKDLLEGDPYLRQRLRIRDSYITALNVCQACTLKRIRDPGFHVSPRAHLSKDIMDSGKPAAELVKLNTTSEYGPGLEDTLILTMKGIAAGMQNTG, from the exons ATGGCGCGCAATGCGGCGGACAAGGGGACGTCCATCGACGCGCAGCTGCGGATCCTGGCGCCTAAGAAGCTCTCGGAGGACGACAAGCTTGTGGAGTACGACGCGCTGCTCCTCGATCGCTTCCTCGACATCCTCCAGGATCTGCATGGGGAGGACATCAGGGAGACG GTTCAAGAATGCTATGAATTAGCTGCTGAATATGAAAGTAAGGTTGACCCCAAACAGCTGGATGCAATTGGGAATGTGTTAACTCGTTTAGATCCTGGAGACTCCATTGTGATGACGAAGTCATTCTCACACATGCTTATCCTGGCAAACTTGGCTGAGGAGGTCCAGATTGCGTATCGTAGGAGGATAAAACTGAAGAAGGGTGATTTTGCTGATGAAAACTCTGCTACAACTGAATCAAACTTTGAGGAGACCCTAAAAAGGCTTGTTGGTGAGCTTAAGAAGTCCCCTCATGAGGTATTTGATGCTCTCAAGAATCAAACAATCGACCTGGTCCTGACAGCACATCCAACTCAGTCAGTCAGGAGGTCGCTGCTACAAAAGCATGGCAG GATAAGAAGTTGTTTAACAAAACTTTATGCAAAAGACATAACTCCAGATGAGAAGCAGGAACTCGATGAAGCACTTCAGAGAGAG ATCCAAGCCGCCTTTAGAACAGATGAAATTCGGCGAGCACCTCCTACACCACAGGATGAAATGCGTGCTGGAATGAGTTATTTTCATGAGACAATATGGAAGGGTGTACCCAAGTTTTTACGTAGGGTTGATACTGCCCTTAAGAACATTGGCATAAACGAGCGAGTGCCCTATAATGCTCCTCTTATTCAATTTTCTTCTTGGATGGGTGGAGACCGTGATG GAAATCCAAGAGTCACACCAGAGGTTACAAGGGACGTATGCCTGTTAGCTAGAATGATGGCTGCTAACTTATACTATGCACAGATAGAGGATCTGATGTTTGAG CTATCTATGTGGCGCTGTAGTGATGAACTACGTGTAAAAGCTGATCAGTTACACCGTTGCGCAAAGAAAAACACAACAAAGCACTATATAG AGTTCTGGAAACAAGTTCCTCCGAGTGAACCCTATCGTGTAATACTGAGCAATGTCAGAGATAAGTTGTACAATACACGCGAGCGAGCACGCCATTTATTAGCCAGTGGATTTTCTGAAATTCCTGACGAAGCAACATTCACTGATGTTGAGCAG TTCTTGGAGCCTCTTGAGCTCTGTTACAGGTCTCTCTGTGCCTGTGGTGATAATTCTATTGCAGATGGCAGTCTTCTTGACTTTCTACGGCAAGTGTCCACATTTGGACTATCCCTTGTTAGACTTGATATTAGGCAAGAATCTGACCGACATACTGATGTTATGGATGCCATAACTCAATACCTTGGAATTGGATCCTATCGTGAATGGTCAGAGGAGAAACGCCAAGAATGGCTTCTGTCAGAACTCAATGGAAAGAGGCCATTATTTGGTCCTGACCTTCCCCAGACGGATGAAATTGCTGATGTCCTAGATACTTTTCATGTGATAGCAGAACTACCCTATGATAGCTTTGGTGCATATGTAATATCCATGGCAACAGCTCCTTCAGATGTTCTAGCAGTTGAGCTTCTGCAACGTGAATGTCATGTGAAGAAGCCACTGAGAGTTGTGCCATTGTTTGAAAAACTAGCAGATCTGGAAGCAGCACCAGCAGCTCTTGCCCGACTTTTCTCTGTTGACTGGTACAGAAATAGGATCGACGGAAAGCAGGAAGTAATGATTGGGTATTCAGATTCTGGAAAAGATGCTGGCCGTTTCTCTGCAGCTTGGGAACTGTATAAAGCTCAAGAGGAGCTTATTAAAGTTGCTAAGCAGTTTGGGGTTAAGTTGACTATGTTTCATGGGCGAGGTGGAACTGTTGGAAGAGGTGGGGGTCCTACACACCTTGCTATACTGTCACAACCTCCAGATACCATTCATGGATCACTTCGTGTGACTGTTCAAGGTGAAGTCATTGAGCAATCTTTTGGAGAGGAGCATTTGTGTTTTAGGACACTTCAACGTTTTACATCTGCTACTCTTGAGCATGGTATGCATCCACCAATTTCACCAAAGCCAGAATGGCGTGCTTTGATGGATGAAATGGCCGCTGTTGCTACAAAAGAATACCGGTCCATTGTCTTCCAAGAGGCACGATTTGTTGAATATTTCCGCCTT GCAACACCAGAGTTGGAATATGGTAGGATGAATATTGGAAGTAGGCCATCAAAACGAAAGCCTAGTGGAGGCATTGAATCACTTCGTGCAATTCCTTGGATCTTTGCTTGGACACAAACTCGATTCCACCTACCAGTGTGGCTTGGTTTTGGCGCAGCGTTCAAGCATGTCTTGCAGAAGGACATACGCAATCTTCAGATCCTTCAGGAGATGTACAACGAATGGCCATTTTTCAGGGTTACAATAGACTTGGTTGAGATGGTGTTTGCTAAGGGTGATCCTGGTATAGCAGCTCTGTATGACAAGTTGCTAGTTTCTGAGGATTTGTGGCCATTTGGTGCTCGTCTTAGAGCAAACTATGAAGAAACAAAGCAACTTCTTCTACAG GTTGCTGGACACAAAGACCTTCTGGAGGGAGATCCTTACTTGAGGCAGAGACTGCGTATCCGTGATTCCTACATCACAGCGCTGAATGTTTGCCAAGCTTGCACGCTAAAGCGTATCAGGGACCCTGGCTTCCATGTAAGCCCCCGAGCTCACCTCTCCAAGGACATAATGGACTCAGGGAAGCCAGCCGCTGAACTTGTGAAGCTGAACACAACAAGCGAGTACGGGCCAGGCCTCGAGGACACTCTCATCCTGACCATGAAGGGCATCGCTGCTGGTATGCAGAACACTGGGTGA